The stretch of DNA CAGGTAGCATCTGAATATGCAGGTCCTGGCAATTTTTTATATTGCTTATCCATTACTCCTTGACGTTGTCAACAATATTATGCCAGAGGGCCTTTTCTCAAGTTACTTCTGCTtaatgattttattttatatgagAACGCTTTTCCTTACCTCTGCCATAAGTAATAATCGGATCTTCTGTATTGGACAAGAAAAGATAAAGTCTGTTAAGATGATAATATCTTCATTTTGCCTCATCAGTTCATTTTCTATAATCATTACTATTTTATATTTCAGCTATGGAACAATCTAGTGAAAATTCAACAGCGAGTTGGAAAAATATGGATGTAGTAAAAATCTTTTTAGAAAGTTGTATTCAAGAAATATCCTTAAACGGGAGACTTGGAAGTAGTTTAAAGGTAGATTCATGGAACAAAGTTAGACTAGTGTTGGAGACTTCTCATGGCTTTAGCGTCACACAAAAGTAGATGAAGAATTATTATGATTATCTAAAAGAAAAGTATCAAGCTTGGTTGCCAATAACCAAAAAGACCGGAAATATTTATGACCCAACAACCAATACCATTCTAATGTCTAATAGTGAGTGGGATGAGTACATAAAGGTTAGTTCATTATCTAGTaatttaactttttcttttttttctataAAGAAAAAAGTTTGACGTGCATATTAAAAATCTCTTTATTATAGGCTCATCCAAAAGCAAAGGCATTGAAGACTTCGCCTCTACCATTCCCAGATCTTTGTACAAAACTTTTTGAGGGTTCTACAACAACAAGAATTCATGGTTGGAGTCTAAGCTGTACATATCCCCGCCCTGGTGTCTCTTCTATATCTACTACTATAGATATAGATACACTTGATAGAGTCGAATATCTAGTTGGTAATAAGAATGATGGAGCTCCTACTGATTATCCATCTCAGTCTTCAGTTCCAAttgaaaataaacctttgggaaagaaaaaaaaaatcgcaTTATCTCAATTGGACATTGAAGAGAAGATGAGTATTGCATTGGAGTTATTGGTTAAAATAAATAGTGGGCCTGACGTTGAAGAGTGCATGGTAAAACTAGAAGAACTTGGATCGGAAGAACCATTATACAGTGCAACTGTTAGTATACTGTATGAAGGTGACAACTACAGGAAAGCATGGATGAACATTACCGAGGTTGACAAATTGGAGAATTGAATTAAGGCCATGGGAAAAACAAATGGGGCTTATTTAATTTTGCTAATTAGCTAGATTATTAATTAGACGTTAATAATATGGaaccttctttatttttttcaactATTATCGATTATGCTTAtctaattttttaatattatattatgCTCGTGGAACATTTTTAATCTGTGATATACCTTTTTGAAATGTCTTATTTGAAGTCTATTTGATGTGCATGGTATTGTTTTActaattaatttatatttttcaaatacatAATGTGGTATGCTTACTATTGTGTATTACACATTCTCTTTGTTACAACAATTTAGACATGGACATTGAGGATCAAGTATTAGCGTTGATGAGCTTGTATTGGTGTAAAAATCATTTTAGACTCAAGAATATCCAAAGAAATAAAGATTTAACATCATCTTTATCTGGTAAAAAATACACACAAGAATTGTTGTCCGGCTCTAGTCGACAGTGTTTAGAACTGATGCGCATGTCTCGTGATGCATATGTTCGGCTATG from Nicotiana tomentosiformis chromosome 11, ASM39032v3, whole genome shotgun sequence encodes:
- the LOC104118478 gene encoding uncharacterized protein isoform X2 — encoded protein: MEFPSKNRTSLTSCGEAHPKAKALKTSPLPFPDLCTKLFEGSTTTRIHGWSLSCTYPRPGVSSISTTIDIDTLDRVEYLVGNKNDGAPTDYPSQSSVPIENKPLGKKKKIALSQLDIEEKMSIALELLVKINSGPDVEECMVKLEELGSEEPLYSATVSILYEGDNYRKAWMNITEVDKLEN
- the LOC104118478 gene encoding uncharacterized protein isoform X1 — its product is MKNYYDYLKEKYQAWLPITKKTGNIYDPTTNTILMSNSEWDEYIKAHPKAKALKTSPLPFPDLCTKLFEGSTTTRIHGWSLSCTYPRPGVSSISTTIDIDTLDRVEYLVGNKNDGAPTDYPSQSSVPIENKPLGKKKKIALSQLDIEEKMSIALELLVKINSGPDVEECMVKLEELGSEEPLYSATVSILYEGDNYRKAWMNITEVDKLEN